gtGGCTGAaacagaagctcaccggctgcataaacactctgaatgcgcatgcgcaataaGTAGAACCTTATTGGTAGCGAGCACGTACAACGGctttacgaaagcagctcgtcagaatgattgacaaacagacccaccagttattttgatgatccacccggaactcaaagcaaatggaaaatcctatattacacctttaatgaaaactttTGTGTATTTAGAAAGAAAAGTCACTAAATATGATTTAAAGGACTTACTGGGTTTGTGTTTCAAAAAGATACAGTCAGCATGTTTTCAACAGAGTGCTCATGTTCAAATACAATTTTTCACAATTCTTCATGAATCTTCCCATTATTAATCTAAAAGAAGCAGTCAGTGAAACTAACATGGATGAAGGGATGTTTGCTACAACAAAGGAGCTGAAATCAAAGTGCTGTTGTGATAGTATATGGTAATTATTTTATTATGGTTAATGTAGAAGGAAACATAAAGAGCAGCACAAGTGACCAAATACTTGACCTGTAAAGGTTAATAAATGCACTGGGAGGATTATCGTGTTTACATGATCCACCATTCACCTTCATGAATTTACACTGTCAATGACACTGAAAATCTTCTCATTTGTCAGTTAAATCTATTGGTTCTGAAACTCAATGCACCTGCAGTGACTCCTGGTTCATCACAACGTGGTTCATGTTGGTGAAACTAACTTTACCGGATATCTGCACTCGTACTGACTGAAAAAGTACAAAATCTGACTGTTTTACCAAATGtggagagaataaaaaaaaaagggttgagAAATATTTGGGTTTCAGACAGAGGCGTAATTTatgtagggttggtgggttatgaaaacccacggggcctcttgtggtgaaatcctgtgccaccagcacactgacgaggatttttgtttgtttgtttgtttgtttgtttgtttgtttaaatccgaggctgAATGAGCTCAGCAGCtgccttctctccagccagaggcgccgctacggGGCAGGCAACACAGGCACTTGCCTAGGGCCCCGAGTTgaaagggggccccgagggacagctgacatcagtcagtttcaatgacaaattaaaggcgcaaCACTAGACACTGCAacgacagcgtgtcgaaaatcccccgcatggggccctttccgagtactcactGATTAGTTGCTAGTAGGATCGCCCGACAGATGGcagatatcagcgacacaagtTGAAACCCCAAGAATACACATTAATAACACATCGGGAACCCACCTAATGGGGCCGCACAATTACCcagcttgcatcaacgtgcagtcattacgtttacatgcagtcaatttAAGGTTAATATtctggaataacccgtttacatgcttaaacagacagttactcctgtttacatgatcagggatatccccattcaaaccacagCGCACAGATgatgccatgactgcatttgcacttcatgccactaggtgcgctgttttgcatgttcaacctaattttacacagacaccacagaagaagggcCCCTGAAGCGCAGGCTCCCTCTGCATGTTGTGAAAAAAAGCCGGCAGGACCAGGACGTGCGCCAGAAGAAGCTGTAACATGTTCAGTGATGTGATGCACCATTTTTTCAGtcaaagagaagaactgaatgatcgtttccgcaaattttatttacttaccgtattttacgcactataaggtgcacgtaaaagcctgtaattttctcaaaatccaacagagcgccttataattcgatgcgccttttttgcaggaattacggtaatcaccctgatcaaatgagcaaacaacccctgtttgctaagctgctaagctagctagtttaaacagaacggagCACGGCACGTGGCTGCACAGCCAGCCAACCTGGGGAGCGGTTGGACGCTGGGCGGCAGCAtgcacgctgcgactccgagaacggccggcccccgcccggcagcccactcgctgggacgccgggagcggctggccggctgcggctgagctgtcggtggggcacttcactcaggagaccgcagctggctgaaccccggtgaccaagcgagttagaccagtcgtggccacgctctgagctgcatatcCGTGAAgcggagcgatcctcagtcaaactcgctctgatatgtcactttactcacacatttcaaccgagaatgtaaccacctagactgccaatatgtatttctctcctactattctatacatcctatgcgccttaaaatgtggtgcgccccatgtatgaatttttttttaataaaaaccattcattgactgcgcctattaatccagtgagccttatagtgccgaaaatacaGTAGTAGCAGGTAAACTGCGTCACAAGTAGTTTACGTACTGAAAGATCAAGACTCCTTGCACATAGAACATGCACAGAACAGTGTTTCATGTCCCTTTTGACTGGAGTATTCACTCGTTTACATGATCAGAAATTcgggttagaaaaggagtaacccaggggtaatattgtagcgaccgcggggggTCGCTAGGGGGCGACAGAGGGCCGCTGCCCTGTTGACTGTGCTTGTGCCGCAAGGCACCCTGGGTACCGGGACTATTTGGGCTGTTCCGGGCCATGTtccgtgtgttttgtgtgtttatttgtgtccttttattatgcatgtgttttggTTTATTGTTGTGTCCTGTTTGCCACCCGTTTTGTGTTCctttatgtttatttgttgAGCACCGTGGCTCAGGGGGACCTGTGGGGGAGGGACCTGCCTGCTTGCTGCGTGGGGAGGGTGCCTTATGGGTTAGTTGTGTTCACAATAAACTCCTGTGCTTGTTTAAACTAAAGAGCAGACTGAGTCCTCCTTCATTCTTGCCACCGCTCACCACAATATTTAGGTTTTTAAAAACTGGAAAATGAGCGTTTTTGGAtttttgcaggtgtttacatggctgtgcgcaatCGGGTTATTGCGAGTATTCCGATTAAGAAAGAGTGAttgcctgcatgtaaacgtaaACACTCAAAGGGTCTCGTTACTCTCGAATAGGGTTAAACCTATAAAAATTggttgtaaacaataatggTCCTCATGTAATGGGCTATATGTTTGCAATTATGAGTGTTTCCAATACATTTTTTAACTCATGattagtttattattattattattatttcctgcacttttttggcttttttctgTCCTGTGTGCAATGCGGCATGCCAAACATGCGGGCCCCTTTGACACATATGAAAACCCATGTGTAATACATCCCAGCTACGCCACTGGTTTCAGGGTCTTTCCTCTGTAAGCAGTCCGACTGTCAGTTTTAACAGATCATTTGTTCTCAAGGGCAATTTaaagaaacatattttatttttttaaaacataaaccTTGGGTCTAAAGAAACATTTGGTGTGGATCAAATCAAAGTGATACTGGTGATTACTCATTTCATATTTTGGCAACTTTTGAAGATTGTTTGCAGCAAATTCACCAGTGAACAGGAAACTTTACACTGAAATGTGATAATGTGATAGcttgtgtgtatgcatgtgtaaATTCAACGGTTGCTCTTTTGATTAGCAACTCAATCGAGTCACTCGTTCTCTTTGGATGTTTGTTACTACATTTCCATAATAAATAAGGATTTATTCTTCATGATTTACTTGAATAATTAATGGCAAAGAGCAATGAGAAAATAAACTTAGTTTATTGTTCAAACAAATGGAATTAATTTTATCAGGTTACAAAACCATGTTACTCTGCTCTGTCTTTGCTTTGTGtattatttagtttttaattttttttaattcaatgcCAATCATGACATTCACCTTTGTGTTCACCAATCAAAACATATGCAAACTCAAACCCTGAAGAGCACTGACACTGTAACGACTCTATTACAGGAGCGACAACAGCAGGGAACAgtttcagcttaagtttcagAGGAATAACCATGGAAATACAgacactcttctttttttttgcttctgttttctgtgagAGAGTTGAGGGAGAAGTCGGAACATACCATTTTGTCTCTCAACCGATGAACTGGACAGATGCTCAGACTCACTGTAGAAAATATTACACCGATCTATCGCATGTGAATGATCAGAAAGATACTGAGAAGATCCTGAAAGCTGCAGCAGGGCAAACAAGTCTGAAATGGAACATAGCATGGATCGGCCTTTATCGAGATCCTACAAATACCACTCGCTGGAAATGGTCAGGAGGAGGATACGTTACATACACAAACTGGGCCGTAGGTCAACCAGATAATCATTTCAGTCAAGAGTCCAAAGGAATGATCTATCCAAACGGACAATGGAATGATGGCAATGAAAAcatcctttttccttttttctgcatcaagaTTTCTGTGATGAACTATGAGAAGAAGACTtgggaggaggctctggagcactgcagagaggagcacagtGATCTGATCAGCATCGCCTCTGAAACCGACCGTCTTCTCGCACAAACTGAGATGCAGTGCTACGACTTGACTGAACATGTGTGGATCGGCCTGCGTTTCCTCGCTGACCAGTGGCTGTGGGTGGACGGAAAGACAATGGTGTACAAAGCCTGGCCCCAAGGAGGAGACAAGGACCACCAGTGTCCAACGTGGAGACGCTGTGGAGCTCTGACAGTGGAGGGACTGTGGGGAAACTATAACTGTGAGGAGAAACGCTACTTTCTCTGCAAATGAGACATTATGGAGAACATGTATGGCTTCATTTAAACTACAAAATGTCATTGCAACACCTAAAAGGTTTAGTGAATAGAAAATATAGAACACACAAAACTTATTGCAAAAGTACAAGTGAACTGTAATTTTTAATTTCTGTAATGACGCTGGAGGAGTTTCTTTCTCTTATTGTGAATGGACACTTGTATCTGGGAGATTCTACTTTTTCTTGCACATTTATGTTTGAATACAGTGAAACAGAATTAGCGAAATTTTTCCAGGGAGATCAGTGAGTTTTCACATACTCTGTAcacttctttttaaataaaatatcatgACTGCCTGCTGAAATTAGGACATTTGCAATGCTTTATGCAAAACATTAATTgtctgtatgtatatatgtggtCTATATGTGCTTGCTGCTGAGTGCAAGTAAACATATtgggatagatagatagatagatagatagatagatagacagacggacagacagataGATCAGTTTAGATAATTTGCAGAAAATGAAGAAGTTTGACACactggtttttgttttcaccGAATGCAAAGCCAATAAAAATGATGGGAGCGCAATAGTATTTCATGTGGTTTCAGACTTTCtaagtcaacacacacattcaaatatGTGTGAAGTGAAAAGGGGTTGTGTatttagaaagaaaagacaCTCAATATGACTGAAAGGTCTTATTGGATTTGTTTCAAAAAGGTACAGTCACCAGCAGCATTGCTTCAACAGAGTGCTGGTTTTcaagaactgttttttttttttacaattcttCATGAATCTTCTCATTACTAATATAAAAGAAGCAGTCAGGGAaactaacatggagctgaaaTCAAAGTGCTGCTGTGATAGTAtatattaattattttattatggTTAATTTAGAAGAAAATTTAAAGAGCAGCACAAGTGACCAAATACTTGACCTGTACAAGGTTAATAAATGCACTGGGAGGATTAGCGTGTTTACATGATCTACCATTCAGCTTCATGAATTTACACTGTCAATGACACTGAACATCTTCTCATTTGTCAGTTAAATCTGTCACAAAACTCTTTGCACCTGCAGTGACTCCTGCTTCATCACAATGTGGTTCATGTTGGTGAAACTAACTCTACAGAATATCTGCACTCGTACTGACTGAAAAAGTACAAGATCTGACTGTTTTACCAAATTTTGAGAGCGAAAACAAAAGGTTGATCAATATTTGGGTTTCCTGGGTTTTCCTCTGCAAGCAGCTCAAGGTGACGGAGTGTGGAGGAAAGATGGTTTTCTATCTTTGTTCTAAATTAAATATCCCCACTGAGAACATTATTCCAAGTGAACTTTTGATGTGCAGTCTGTGGCATGACTTGCTCAATAACACTGAGTGTGAGATAAAATACAATCAGATAGATtactgaaaagcagcagcagtgatttcACCACAGTTTATAAAATGGTGTGTTGCTGGAGTTCATCATCCTTGATTTAATTGGAAGCTATTTTTTCGAAATAATGATGATGTGGAATCGTGTTTTGTAGGAGGAAGCTCGATAGCATGGGGGGAGGGTGTCTGCTTCTTATTCTAATAAATTGTCTTTCTTCGCGGTGCAGCCCAGAAGTTGGTCCaatatgtactgtatgtgttgtGATTCAGCAAAATGGTGACACAACAACTTTGCATCTTCATTTCAGAAGAGTTGTGTCAATAAATGAACGCTGAGTCCCTCCACCCAGTGTCCTGCTTCAGCCAAGTGAGAGAAGTCAGGGGTTTTAAGTCAATACAGAGATCAGCACAGGGTCACATCCAGGGTCCACCCAGCATGTTCCAAATCCATCTCAAGGGCGACACAAGCACAGGGGGGCaacatgcacatttattgtCCCGACAGACATGAGATTCAAAGTTTTAGCtttcaaatgttgttttgaGTACTAACTGTACAAGCCCCTGCTGCATTGTGGGACTTTAAAATCAGCTTCTCTGATGGTAAAAATTGTGACAATTGCACTATTTCACAGCATATGAACATCCCACACAACCTTCTCACACTTGATAATATTAAAAGATGATAAAGTCAGCAGAAAGTAATGCACAAACAAGCAGCGCAACAAAGGAAAAGTAGTTTTTCCAAATCCAGCTGTCTGCCAGTCAATGGCTACAGTCCCTGAAAAATCAAGTCCGACTGTCAGTTCTACCAGCTCATTTGTGAAGAGTTGCTTGTCAAGCATCTTCTCAAAGCATCTTTGTTCTTTCAAGCAACAAACACcttgtatttttaaaaaaaaaaaacacaaaccttgTGTCTAAATCAACATTTCATAATGATCAAGTCAAAGTGATACTGGTGATTACTCATGTAGGCAACTTTCCAAGGTTGTTTGAAGTTGCTTCTCAAGTGAtcatgaaaaaaacactttttactaTAATGTGATAGTGTTATAGGTTTTGTGAGTGCGTGTGGGCATGCGTGCGTGTgggcatgcgtgcgtgtgtacgCCATCATAAATGCAAACAAATACATTCTAAGGATGCTCTTGTAAATAGTAACTCTATCAATTCGCTCATTcactttacatgttttttttactggtgGTGGTTTTCATAGTAAATCAGGGTTTATTCTAGATGATTTTCCTGATCAAATAAAggcaaataaaaatgtgaaaataaacagtttattGTCCTAACTGAGCATAAAATGCACTGTAGTATCAGGTTACACCACAATGTTATTCAGGTCTGTCTTCGCTTTGCGTATTATTTGGTTTTATATTTGTGATTTCAGTGCCAGTCATGacattcatttgtgttttcaccagtcaaaacacatgcaaaccCAAACTCTGAGGAGCACTGACACTATTGAAGCAtcaacagcagaggacagttTCAGCTTGAGTTTCAGAAGAATAACCATGGAAATACAGacactcttcttttttctttctgttttatatGCGGACGTTGAGGGAGAAGTCGGAACACATCATTTTGTCTCTCAAGCAATGAACTGGACAGATGCTCAGACTCACTGTAGAAAATATTACATCGATCTTTCTTCTGTGAATGGCCAGAAAGATACTGAGAAGATCCTGAAAGCTGCAGCGGGACAAAAAATCCTGAAATGGAACATAGCATGGATCGGCCTTTATCGAGATCCGACAAATGCCACTCGCTGGAAATGGTCAGGAGGAGGATACGTTACATACACAAACTGGGACATTGGTCAACCAGATAATTATTTTAATCAAGAGAGCAGAGGATCGATCTTTTCAAGTGGACAATGGAATGATGCCAAAGAAAATGTGACTCTGCCGTTTTTCTGCATCAAGATTTCTGTGATGAACTATGAGAAGAAGACTtgggaggaggctctggagcactgcagagaggagcacagtGATCTGATCAGCATCGCCTCTGAAACCGACCGTCTTCTCGCACAAACTGAGATGCAGTGCTACGACTTGACTGAACCTGTGTGGATCGGCCTGCGTTTCCTCGCTGACCAGTGGCTGTGGGTGGACGGAGAGACAATGGTGTACAAAGCCTGGCCCCAAGGAGGAGACAAGGACCACCAGTGTCCAACGTGGAGACGCTGTGGAGCTCTAACAGTGGAGGGACTGTGGGGAAACTATAACTGTGAGGAGAAACGCTACTTTCTCTGCAAATGAGACATTCTAGAGAACAGGTTTAAAATGTATGGCttcattttaacaacaaaatgCTGTTGCAACACCAAAAAGGTTTAGTGAATAGAAAATATAGTTCACACAAAATGAATTAGAAAAATACATGTGAACAATCATTTTCAATTTCTGttgtgatgctggaggaggttctTTGTCTTATTACGGATGGTCACTTGTATCTGGGAGATTCTAGTTTTTGTTGCACATTTATGTTTGAATACAGTAAAACAGAATTAGGGACTTTTTGCCAAGGAGATCAGTGAGTTTTGACATGCTCTgtacacttctttttttaataaaatatcatGACTGCCTGCTGACATTAGGGTATTTGCAATTTTCTATGCTAAacatttattgttattatttgtgGTCTGTATGTGCTTGCTGCTAAGCACAACTAAACATATtgggatagatagatagatagatagatagatagatagatagatagatagatagatagatagatagatagatagacggATACATCAGTTCAGATAAtctgcagaaaataaagaagttcgacacatttttttttcgttttcaccAAATGTGAAGCCAAGAAATATGACAGGAGCACAAAagtacatcagtgtggtttcaGACTTCTGAAATCAACACACACTAAAATATTGGTTAATGGAAAAGTTGGTGTGTAGTTAGAAAGAAAAGCCACAAAATATGACTTAATGGACTTACTGGGTTTGTGTTTCAAGAAGATAGTCACCTGCATCATTGTTTTCAACAGGGTGCTCATGTTCAAATACAATTTTTCACAATTCTTCATGAATCTTCTCATCATTAATCTTCTTGTTtctaagatttaaaaaaaaaacggcagTTAAACTAACATGGATGAAGAGATGTTTGCTACAACaaaggagctgaaaacacagtgCTGCTGTGATAGTATATGTTTAAGTTTCCCTTATTTTATTGTGGTTAATTTAGGAGAAAATATAAAGAGCAGCACAAGTGACCAAATACTTGACCTGTAAAGGTTAATAAATGCACTGGGAGGATTATCGTGTTTACATGATCCACCATTCACCTTCATGAATTTACACTGTCAATGACACTGAAAATCTTCTCATTTGTCAGTTAAATCTATTGCTTATGAAACTCACTGCACCTGCAGTGACTCCTGGTTCATCACAACGTGGTTCATGTTccaatcaatttattttgtacagcccagtttcacaacaacagttgcctcagagggcttcaagatgttacattggttggtaaaaataaaaacagtgaataagcataacgttaatatgtcaaattcacagtaacgagacaaaacgaagcaaccaccgccttagaccctcacatccggcaagaaaaaactccaaaaacccagtgggaaaagaagaaatcttggggagaaccacagtatggagggatcccactcccagggacggacagctttggcaacagctatcatgagacaataagaagtaaagcctaggactatgttgagtacagtccgttggacggtccagcacaagaagcaCGGATCCCAGacgtagaaccgaagccagtccacgggcacagcaccgacaggagtgtcctcccggtccggacggagcttgttcgtaggccctcgtaataatggagtcagcaactgaaactggagaagactccccctcgaagcgggggacagcaggtgaaaagtaatgaacggactaaagggaataacattcagacattagaggatagggctcagtgcaccgtacttcccacagcattctatcTCCTTGGGCAgatttgtggatagtttagtatttcaACTAGTATTTATTTAGtgtagttagtatagtttagtttagtttagtttagtttagtttagtttagtttagtttagtttagtttagtttagtttagttcagtttagaatccctagctgacctgatcataggctgcatcgaagagaaacgtcttgcgcctaaccttaaatgtggagactgtgtctgcctctttgacaccacttggaagctggttccataaaaacggtgcctgatagctaaaggtttttccacctaatgtccattCAGAGaccctaggagtcaccagtaaccctgcattttgagagcgaagtgttctgattggttgataaggcgttaaagcatcttggagataagtcggagccatcccatttaggattttgtaagtgaggagaaggattttaaatctaactctaaattcgacaggaagccagtgaagagatttttgAAAGATGTTAGTGAAACTAACTTTACAGAATATCTGCACTCGTACTGACTGAAAAAGTAGAAGATCTGACTGTTTTACCAAATTATGAGACACTAAAAGCAAAAGGTtgagaaatatttgtttttcagggtttttcctcTGCAAGCAGCTCAAGGTGACGGAGTGTGGAGGAAAGACGGTTTTCTATCTTTGTTCTAAATTAAATATCCCCACTGAGAACATCATTTGAAGTGAACTTTTGATGTGCAGTCTGTGACATGACTTGCTCAACAACACTGAGTGTGAGATAAAATACAGTCTGATAGATtactgaaaagcagcagcagtgatttcACCACAGTTTATAAAATGGTGTGTTGCTGGAGTTCATCATGCTTGATTTAATTGGAAGCTGTTTTTTCAAGATGACGATGATCTGGAATGTGTGTTGTTGGAGGAAGCTCAATAGCATGGGGGGAGGGGGTCTGCTTCTTATTCTAATAAATTGTCTTTCTTCGCGGTGCAGCCCAGAAGTTGGTCCaatatgtactgtatgtgttgtGATTCAGCAAAATGGTGACACGACAACTTTGCATCTTCATTTGAGAAGAGTTTTCTCAATAAAGGAATGCACACTTCCTCCATCCAGTGACCTGCTTCAGACAAGTGAGAGAGGTCAGGGGTTTTAGTCAGTACAGATCAGCACAGGGTCACATCCAGGGTCCACCCAGCGTGTTCCTCATCCATCTCAGGGGCAACACAAGCACAGGGGGGCaacatgcacatttattgtCCCGACAGACATGAGATTCAAAGTTTTAGCtttcaaatgttgttttgaGTAGTAACTGTTCAAGCCCCTGCTGCATTGTGGGACTTTATAAACAGCCTTTCTGGTGGTAAAAATAATGACAATTGCGGTAATTCACAGCATTTTTATTAAAGGTGGTAATGTCATAGTGTGAAAGCTTTTGTCCATGAGTGCACATCATCATAAACGTAAACAAATACATTCTGAGGCTGCTCTGAGTAGTAACTCAATGAAGTCACTCATTGACTTTACATGGTTTTTTTTACTGGGTTTCCACAGTAAATAAGGGTTTATTCTTGATGATTTTCCTGATCAAATGAAggcaaataaaaatatgaaaataaacagtttatCAACCTAATTGAGTATAGAATGCACTTCAGTATCAGGTTACACATAGGGGTGcaacgatacacaaaaatctcggttcgatacatacctcggttctgaggtcacggttcggtttGATACGGAAACctaaatttt
The nucleotide sequence above comes from Salarias fasciatus chromosome 6, fSalaFa1.1, whole genome shotgun sequence. Encoded proteins:
- the LOC115389522 gene encoding snaclec VP12 subunit B-like, which gives rise to MNYEKKTWEEALEHCREEHSDLISIASETDRLLAQTEMQCYDLTEPVWIGLRFLADQWLWVDGETMVYKAWPQGGDKDHQCPTWRRCGALTVEGLWGNYNCEEKRYFLCK
- the LOC115389520 gene encoding C-type lectin lectoxin-Lio2-like → MDRPLSRSYKYHSLEMISVMNYEKKTWEEALEHCREEHSDLISIASETDRLLAQTEMQCYDLTEHVWIGLRFLADQWLWVDGKTMVYKAWPQGGDKDHQCPTWRRCGALTVEGLWGNYNCEEKRYFLCK